Proteins found in one Aneurinibacillus uraniidurans genomic segment:
- a CDS encoding iron-containing alcohol dehydrogenase, which yields MLNFTVHMPTRIHFGKGEVEKAGEVACQHGTKALLVTGRSSTKKTGALDRVIASFTQAKLAYVLFDRIEPNPRTTTVDEGARIAREENCDLIVALGGGSTMDAAKAIATTALSNRPIYDYMRGNPAGTASELLPIKEALPLITIPTLAATGSEANSSAVLTHWDTKEKSGIGGPGLFPKAAILDPELTYTVPASYTADGAADIFTHLYEAYLTGDEHANVQDEITEGLLRNTIMYAKKAIDEPTDYEARSHLLWTSTLALIGIANAGRGGSFPVHAMEHTLSAHYDISHGRGLAIITPAYFEHVIKKDRPHRLARLARNVFRITEQNDECAAQLGIEALIAWYKELGVYGTLADMKIKESDLAMMADETVRINGRGRSFIPGTRDLTTEDVLHIFKAAY from the coding sequence TTGTTAAATTTTACTGTTCATATGCCAACGCGTATTCACTTTGGCAAAGGAGAAGTCGAAAAAGCAGGAGAAGTAGCGTGTCAGCATGGCACAAAAGCATTGCTCGTCACAGGTCGCTCTTCCACGAAAAAAACCGGCGCACTTGATCGAGTAATCGCGTCGTTCACACAAGCAAAGCTTGCATATGTGCTATTTGATCGCATTGAACCAAATCCACGCACGACGACAGTCGATGAGGGTGCTCGCATTGCTCGTGAAGAAAACTGCGACCTGATTGTGGCGTTAGGCGGCGGCTCTACAATGGATGCGGCTAAAGCCATTGCAACAACAGCACTTTCTAACCGTCCCATTTATGATTACATGCGCGGCAATCCTGCTGGCACAGCAAGCGAGCTTTTGCCTATCAAAGAAGCGCTGCCGCTCATTACCATCCCAACACTGGCCGCTACCGGATCGGAAGCAAATTCTAGCGCCGTTCTCACCCACTGGGATACAAAAGAAAAGTCCGGCATCGGCGGACCTGGTCTGTTCCCAAAAGCGGCCATTCTTGACCCGGAGCTAACCTACACAGTGCCTGCCTCCTATACAGCAGACGGTGCGGCGGATATCTTCACTCATCTGTATGAAGCGTATCTCACCGGAGATGAGCATGCCAACGTACAGGATGAAATTACAGAAGGTTTACTGCGCAATACAATCATGTATGCGAAAAAAGCGATTGATGAGCCAACCGACTATGAAGCTCGCTCCCATCTGCTCTGGACGAGCACACTAGCGCTCATTGGCATTGCTAATGCGGGGCGCGGTGGTTCTTTCCCGGTGCATGCCATGGAGCATACCCTTTCGGCTCACTACGATATTTCCCATGGACGCGGGCTGGCGATTATTACTCCTGCCTATTTTGAGCATGTCATCAAAAAAGACCGGCCGCATCGCCTGGCCCGTCTGGCACGCAACGTATTCCGCATCACCGAACAAAATGATGAATGTGCCGCCCAGCTTGGAATCGAGGCACTCATTGCCTGGTATAAAGAACTTGGGGTATACGGTACGCTCGCTGATATGAAGATTAAGGAAAGCGATCTGGCGATGATGGCCGACGAAACGGTTCGTATAAACGGCCGCGGACGTTCATTCATTCCGGGCACGCGTGACCTTACGACTGAGGATGTACTACATATTTTCAAAGCAGCATACTAA
- a CDS encoding PadR family transcriptional regulator: MEERILLLLGLLKVQSQHGYQINEFIERNLSRITDMKKATAYATLNRLHQDGYISVQTEQEENRPPRKVYSITEKGEGRFWELLRTSLAEAGQMTLPGDIGLMFLDHLPCEEALSYLKIRLVKLEEQIEMYANIPHHGQQSSIDLTVDRRLRLLQSDRDWLMETIERLSQSKT; this comes from the coding sequence ATGGAAGAGCGAATTTTACTATTGCTTGGATTATTAAAAGTGCAGAGCCAGCACGGCTATCAAATTAATGAATTTATTGAGCGTAATTTAAGTCGCATTACGGATATGAAGAAAGCGACCGCTTATGCCACATTGAATCGGCTGCATCAGGACGGCTATATTTCGGTACAAACAGAACAGGAAGAAAATCGGCCACCACGCAAGGTATACTCGATCACAGAAAAAGGCGAGGGACGATTTTGGGAGCTGCTTCGGACAAGTCTAGCAGAAGCGGGACAGATGACGCTTCCAGGGGATATTGGCCTTATGTTTCTCGATCACCTACCATGTGAGGAAGCACTGTCGTATTTAAAGATCCGGCTTGTAAAGCTAGAGGAACAAATCGAGATGTATGCTAACATACCGCATCATGGCCAGCAATCGAGCATTGACCTAACTGTGGACCGTCGTCTGCGCTTACTGCAGAGCGATCGCGATTGGCTTATGGAAACGATCGAGAGACTATCGCAATCTAAAACATAA
- a CDS encoding PQQ-binding-like beta-propeller repeat protein encodes MNRRRMFRLMFALLGTSTLVIGGVATLLYLAHLQVPMPESATQAVEAVAKPAAAQSPDGRPPAPLAGATAPIPGLSYALFSGSHPLAAFHADPLPVFAPQDVPTIEGILTFRGNAQRTMPSFGTIESATSLTQLWQAQTSRSSWGGGAGWTGQPAIVRWPDRTRDMMNLYAEFKNRPNFTEVIYASLDGRIYFLDLATGKPSRPPILIRNPIKGSVTLDPRGYPLLYVGQGIPETGKIGYRIFSLIDQSLLYFLDGKDQLATRKWGAFDGAPLIHGDTDTMILGGENGLIYNIKLNTTFNRTTPSITVKPTITRYRYKVADQKEIGTENSLSAYKNYVYFADNSGTIQCLDITTMKPVWMAPGRDDTDATLTVEEEQGRPVVYTGCEVDKQGTTGTAFIRKLDGLTGKVLWEKTYPCFSLKGSRPVNGGVLATNIVGKQKAADRVIFTLARYHEFNSGLIVALDKKDGHEIWRQLTPAYAWSSPVDLYDAAGNMYILQGDSAGMLRLLDGANGTERTRLSLNANIEATPAVFNGTAVIATREPYIYGIHIQ; translated from the coding sequence GTGAATCGTAGACGCATGTTTCGCCTTATGTTTGCGCTCCTTGGCACCAGTACGCTGGTGATCGGAGGAGTCGCCACCCTGCTTTATCTGGCACATCTGCAAGTTCCTATGCCAGAATCGGCTACACAGGCTGTAGAAGCAGTCGCAAAGCCCGCTGCTGCGCAGTCGCCGGACGGGCGTCCACCTGCCCCACTTGCGGGTGCTACCGCTCCCATACCCGGGCTATCTTATGCACTGTTTTCCGGCAGTCACCCACTGGCAGCTTTTCATGCCGATCCACTGCCTGTCTTTGCCCCACAAGATGTACCTACTATAGAGGGTATCCTCACGTTTCGCGGAAACGCGCAGCGGACGATGCCTTCTTTTGGTACCATCGAATCAGCTACCTCCCTCACCCAACTCTGGCAGGCACAAACGTCTCGCAGCAGCTGGGGCGGTGGTGCCGGCTGGACCGGGCAACCGGCCATTGTCCGTTGGCCAGATCGGACGCGAGATATGATGAATCTGTATGCAGAATTCAAAAACCGTCCGAATTTTACCGAGGTGATCTACGCCTCGCTTGACGGACGCATCTATTTTCTTGATCTGGCTACCGGCAAGCCATCTCGACCACCTATTCTCATTCGCAATCCGATCAAAGGAAGTGTGACACTTGATCCACGTGGGTACCCATTGCTATATGTCGGACAAGGGATTCCGGAGACCGGGAAAATCGGCTATCGTATTTTTAGCCTCATCGACCAGTCCCTCCTGTATTTTCTTGACGGGAAAGACCAGCTTGCCACACGAAAATGGGGTGCATTCGATGGAGCCCCGCTTATTCACGGCGATACGGATACGATGATTCTCGGTGGAGAAAATGGCCTTATCTACAACATTAAGCTCAATACTACTTTCAACCGGACTACTCCATCGATTACCGTGAAGCCAACGATAACCCGTTATCGCTACAAGGTGGCCGATCAAAAAGAAATCGGGACAGAAAATTCACTTTCTGCCTACAAAAACTACGTATATTTCGCAGATAATAGTGGGACCATTCAATGCCTCGATATTACCACGATGAAGCCTGTCTGGATGGCACCTGGGCGGGATGATACGGATGCAACCTTAACCGTCGAAGAAGAACAGGGACGTCCGGTGGTTTATACAGGCTGCGAGGTAGATAAACAGGGAACAACCGGCACAGCTTTCATCCGTAAGCTCGACGGCCTCACTGGAAAAGTGCTCTGGGAAAAAACGTACCCGTGTTTCTCTCTGAAAGGTTCACGTCCAGTAAACGGCGGTGTACTAGCCACCAATATTGTCGGCAAACAAAAAGCAGCCGATCGTGTCATCTTCACGCTTGCTCGCTACCATGAATTCAACAGTGGATTAATCGTAGCACTCGATAAAAAAGATGGACATGAGATATGGCGGCAGCTAACACCCGCGTACGCCTGGTCCTCTCCTGTCGACCTCTATGATGCAGCGGGAAACATGTACATTCTTCAAGGAGATTCTGCGGGTATGCTGCGCCTGCTGGACGGAGCAAACGGTACGGAACGTACCCGTCTGTCACTTAATGCAAATATCGAAGCAACACCTGCTGTGTTTAATGGCACGGCGGTAATCGCCACCCGTGAGCCGTACATATACGGCATTCACATTCAGTAA
- a CDS encoding VCBS repeat-containing protein has protein sequence MYDLDMWINRMPEPARPFIVLDTAIGDVNGDRVPDRVFLVGTKPYGASSPLVADITVVVEDGRTKQRYRIPLEQNQGYGPTLFLGDFTGDKVADIMVNMSSGGSGGITYNYVYSFLNNQPRKLFDSEQFNRTHTGTVTYEDYYKVRVVTENPHNVYILDIRYKGTDYLNEIYDPNGKLKAPLSGDINGLGGLYPVDFDYDGVYELMAFQRIIGRYNADGLGLVMNVQKWKGDRFTPFNQWIAING, from the coding sequence TGGATATGTGGATAAACCGTATGCCCGAGCCAGCAAGGCCGTTCATTGTACTGGATACGGCGATTGGGGATGTGAATGGGGATCGCGTGCCAGATCGTGTCTTTTTGGTCGGAACAAAACCATATGGAGCAAGCAGTCCACTGGTCGCTGATATTACGGTTGTCGTGGAGGACGGGCGAACGAAACAACGCTATCGCATTCCACTCGAACAAAATCAAGGCTATGGCCCGACGCTTTTTCTCGGTGACTTTACCGGGGATAAGGTGGCGGATATTATGGTCAATATGAGCTCTGGCGGCTCTGGCGGGATCACCTATAACTATGTGTATTCGTTTCTGAATAACCAGCCGCGCAAGCTGTTTGACTCCGAGCAGTTCAACCGCACGCATACAGGTACAGTAACGTATGAGGATTATTATAAAGTGCGCGTCGTAACGGAAAATCCGCACAATGTGTACATCCTCGATATACGCTATAAAGGTACGGATTATCTGAATGAAATCTATGATCCAAACGGAAAGTTGAAAGCTCCGTTAAGTGGTGACATTAATGGATTGGGTGGATTATATCCGGTTGATTTTGATTATGATGGAGTGTATGAATTGATGGCGTTCCAGCGCATTATTGGTCGCTATAATGCAGATGGTCTTGGTCTAGTTATGAACGTACAAAAATGGAAAGGTGACCGGTTTACCCCATTTAATCAATGGATTGCGATCAATGGATAA
- a CDS encoding aromatic acid exporter family protein: protein MKIGYRTLKTAVGTSLSIFLAQWLGLQFAASAGILTILSVQVTKKRSIKNAFARFFSCVLGLLFGLVLFSLLGYHPVTIFILLLCLIPLLVRLRIQEGFVTACVILFHLYTTQKVSVAFFTNELAIMSIGLGIGLLMNIYMPSMEIELKKYQQKIEANFRVIMKELVVYLRNHESSWDGHELLETPELINTAKSLAIRNVENHLFRKQDHYYHYFHMREQQFYLLERMVPLISTLLYSVSQGEKIADFLDDVSDHIHSGNTAYIFLAQIQQLKREFEQTELPKSREEFEIRANLFYFLQEMERYLLIKDEYIVADSKAQGKSIP, encoded by the coding sequence ATGAAAATTGGCTATCGCACACTTAAAACCGCAGTCGGAACATCCCTTTCCATTTTTCTCGCCCAATGGCTCGGTCTGCAATTTGCCGCTTCTGCCGGTATTCTAACCATCCTGAGCGTACAAGTGACGAAAAAACGCTCCATCAAAAATGCGTTTGCCCGCTTTTTTTCCTGCGTACTCGGATTGCTATTTGGCTTGGTGCTGTTTTCTCTTCTTGGCTATCATCCCGTTACCATTTTTATTTTATTGTTATGTCTCATACCGCTGCTAGTCCGGTTGCGCATTCAAGAGGGATTCGTAACGGCCTGCGTTATTTTATTTCATCTATACACCACCCAAAAAGTATCCGTTGCCTTTTTTACAAATGAGCTAGCTATTATGAGCATTGGGCTTGGGATTGGACTTCTCATGAATATTTACATGCCAAGCATGGAAATCGAGTTGAAAAAGTATCAGCAAAAAATAGAAGCGAACTTTCGGGTAATCATGAAGGAACTGGTCGTTTATTTACGTAATCATGAAAGTTCCTGGGATGGACATGAGCTGCTCGAAACACCAGAACTCATAAACACCGCCAAAAGCCTAGCCATTCGAAATGTCGAAAATCATCTTTTCCGTAAACAGGATCATTATTACCATTATTTTCATATGCGGGAACAACAGTTTTACTTGCTCGAACGAATGGTTCCTCTTATCTCAACCCTGCTATATTCTGTATCACAGGGGGAAAAAATAGCAGACTTCCTCGATGATGTAAGCGACCATATTCATTCAGGCAATACTGCTTATATATTTCTCGCTCAGATCCAGCAGTTAAAGCGCGAGTTTGAACAAACGGAGCTACCAAAAAGTCGGGAAGAATTCGAAATCCGAGCCAACCTGTTTTATTTTCTACAGGAAATGGAGCGCTACTTGCTGATTAAAGATGAATATATCGTGGCTGATTCTAAAGCACAGGGGAAATCTATACCATAA
- a CDS encoding nitrate/sulfonate/bicarbonate ABC transporter ATP-binding protein, translating into MKNILVDVNQVTKKYDVSNTANVTILENINLKIAEGEFVSILGPSGSGKSTLLRIIAGLIAPTQGSVSYNGVPIQGTNPGVSMVFQSFALFPWLTVLENVKVGLEHKSLLDEEKERRALEIIDMVGLDGFKGAYPKELSGGMRQRVGIGRALAMEPDILLMDEPFSALDVLTAENLKRDLLELWMEKKIPTKSIIMVTHSIEEAVYMSDRAVVLSRDPARIIADIPITLSHWREKQDPHFTELVDKIYSILTHRETKPVIVSDTQKKKLQPIPEAPSGALTGFIELLDDLGNTADLYKLADQFSLNLEDFLHIVEATRLLGLANVQQGDIDLTPIGHQFAEANVLERKDIFKRQVLEHVPMMEKILWTLQSKSNNKMPREFFNEIYKQHFGTEEAEHQLDITIDWGRYAELFAYEEATKLLFLEPEESQEE; encoded by the coding sequence ATGAAAAATATATTGGTTGATGTAAATCAAGTGACAAAAAAATATGATGTATCTAACACAGCAAATGTAACGATCTTAGAAAATATCAATCTTAAAATTGCTGAAGGTGAATTTGTATCCATTCTTGGACCGTCTGGTTCAGGAAAGTCAACCTTACTTCGAATCATTGCTGGATTGATTGCTCCGACACAAGGCTCTGTTTCTTACAATGGTGTACCAATTCAAGGAACAAATCCAGGCGTTAGCATGGTATTCCAGTCATTTGCTCTTTTTCCGTGGTTGACTGTATTAGAGAATGTAAAAGTAGGGCTCGAACATAAATCTCTACTTGACGAAGAAAAAGAACGAAGGGCGCTAGAAATCATTGATATGGTGGGACTAGATGGCTTTAAGGGTGCTTATCCGAAGGAGTTGTCCGGTGGGATGAGACAGAGGGTTGGGATCGGGCGCGCTTTGGCGATGGAACCAGATATTTTACTCATGGATGAACCTTTCTCAGCTCTGGATGTATTGACGGCGGAAAATTTGAAACGGGATTTGCTCGAACTTTGGATGGAGAAAAAAATTCCAACCAAATCCATTATCATGGTGACTCATAGTATTGAGGAAGCTGTATATATGTCCGATCGAGCTGTCGTACTATCTCGTGATCCTGCACGAATCATTGCGGATATCCCAATTACATTAAGTCATTGGCGAGAAAAGCAAGATCCACACTTTACCGAATTAGTTGATAAAATTTATTCGATCTTAACACACAGAGAGACTAAGCCCGTCATTGTTTCTGACACGCAGAAAAAGAAACTGCAGCCGATCCCTGAAGCTCCCTCTGGCGCGCTTACCGGATTTATCGAGTTATTGGATGACTTAGGAAATACAGCTGATCTGTATAAATTGGCCGATCAATTCAGTTTAAACCTAGAAGACTTTTTACATATTGTTGAAGCGACAAGGTTACTGGGGTTGGCAAATGTGCAGCAGGGGGATATTGATTTGACCCCTATCGGTCATCAGTTTGCAGAGGCAAACGTATTAGAACGGAAAGATATTTTTAAACGGCAGGTACTTGAACATGTACCTATGATGGAAAAGATTTTATGGACCCTCCAATCAAAGTCTAACAATAAAATGCCGAGAGAATTTTTCAATGAGATTTATAAACAGCACTTTGGTACAGAAGAAGCTGAACATCAATTAGATATCACGATTGATTGGGGACGTTATGCAGAATTATTTGCTTATGAAGAAGCGACAAAGCTACTGTTCCTTGAACCTGAGGAATCACAAGAAGAATAA
- a CDS encoding PLP-dependent aminotransferase family protein, translated as MEWKLDRSSHTPMYRQIIKYVEYRISNGEYPPGSLLPSERALAKELGVNRSTVVTAYEELRASGLVTSKKGSGTRVGLFGQEAGYNQLPDWDQYVIGGSLLPNVPLMRRIFKEARNEKVMDLATGELSPDLFPRAQVEERMRTAHFTFQSGYEHQQGNLQLRETIASQLKRDRNIDTASSSVLITSGAQQALYLIIQCLLKPGDTVVIEDPSYCYSLPLFKSMGIKTCLLTADKHGINPDDIVMFHQKNKIRMIFLNPTFQNPTGISLHPKRRKKLLEIAVEYGIPIIEDDPYTLTAFDTEAPPTLKSMDDYGVVLYISSLSKIVSSGLRIGWMVGPQPVISRLADVKQQIDFGQSIFSQWMANEVLTSPNFDEHIQELGLTLHRRRDVMIQALAKYLPNEVEFSVPKGGIHLWCKLKKHVSEGRLLEQAIENGMIFMPGSALGSTEGYVRFTFGRTDEMYIEEAIARFARALLCNGIDNV; from the coding sequence ATGGAGTGGAAGCTGGATCGTTCAAGCCATACACCGATGTATCGACAAATTATCAAGTATGTAGAGTACCGGATTTCAAACGGTGAATATCCACCGGGGAGTTTATTGCCGTCTGAACGTGCGTTGGCTAAGGAATTAGGAGTTAATCGAAGTACGGTTGTGACGGCTTATGAGGAATTGCGTGCGTCAGGACTTGTTACGAGTAAGAAGGGGAGCGGAACGAGGGTCGGTTTGTTTGGGCAGGAGGCAGGATACAATCAGCTTCCTGACTGGGATCAGTATGTAATCGGGGGCTCACTTTTGCCGAATGTACCACTCATGCGCCGCATTTTTAAAGAAGCCCGAAATGAAAAAGTAATGGATTTAGCTACCGGGGAACTATCGCCCGATTTATTTCCCCGAGCGCAGGTTGAAGAGAGGATGAGGACGGCGCATTTTACGTTTCAATCCGGATATGAACATCAGCAGGGAAATTTACAGCTGCGTGAAACGATTGCCAGCCAGTTAAAACGAGATCGGAATATTGATACCGCTTCTTCCTCGGTTTTGATTACGTCCGGTGCTCAGCAGGCGCTCTATCTTATTATTCAATGTCTGCTTAAACCCGGTGATACGGTTGTTATTGAGGACCCGTCCTATTGCTATTCGCTGCCTTTGTTTAAATCGATGGGCATTAAAACATGCTTGCTTACAGCGGATAAGCATGGGATTAATCCGGATGATATTGTGATGTTCCATCAGAAAAATAAAATTCGGATGATATTTTTAAACCCGACGTTTCAAAATCCAACCGGAATCAGCCTGCATCCAAAACGAAGAAAAAAGCTGCTTGAAATCGCAGTTGAATACGGGATCCCCATCATTGAGGACGATCCGTATACGTTAACGGCGTTTGATACAGAAGCGCCTCCGACGTTGAAATCAATGGATGACTATGGTGTTGTTCTCTATATTAGTTCGTTGTCTAAAATCGTGTCGTCTGGCTTGCGCATTGGGTGGATGGTCGGTCCACAGCCGGTCATTAGCCGATTGGCCGATGTAAAGCAGCAAATTGATTTCGGGCAGAGTATTTTCTCACAGTGGATGGCGAATGAAGTTTTGACTTCTCCTAATTTTGATGAACACATTCAGGAGCTTGGCTTAACGCTGCATAGGCGAAGAGATGTGATGATACAGGCTTTAGCTAAGTATCTTCCGAATGAAGTGGAATTCTCGGTGCCGAAAGGGGGCATCCATCTATGGTGCAAACTAAAAAAACATGTGAGTGAAGGGAGATTGCTGGAGCAGGCAATTGAGAATGGGATGATTTTTATGCCAGGAAGTGCGCTTGGGTCAACAGAGGGATATGTCAGATTTACGTTCGGTCGCACGGACGAGATGTACATAGAAGAGGCGATTGCCCGATTTGCACGTGCGCTGCTTTGTAATGGGATCGACAACGTGTAG
- the ilvA gene encoding threonine ammonia-lyase, with amino-acid sequence MVTIDSIRAARARLSGVVHCTPLDYSTTFSRIAGNDLYLKLENLQKTGSFKVRGAYNKITSLTPEEKANGVVAASAGNHAQGVAFSSAQAGIACTIVMPEGAALSKAQATESYGANIIFHGQSFDEALAHAYVVQQETGATFIHPFDDERIIEGQGTIGLEILEQLPDVDAIFCPIGGGGLIAGVAAAVKAVRPDVKIYGVQAAACAGMHASRSAGAVTAVASTGTIADGIAVKKPGALTFDLVQQYVDDLFLVEDIEISRTMLYLLERSKLLVEGSGASSLAPLLYKRIPITGKKIAVLLSGGNVDVTFMSRIIEHGLIESGRYVRFFTTIRDKPGYLNRLLSILAEERANVIAINHNRISPRIVPGQAEVELSLETNNQAHITRIEQRLAREGYEVNPFI; translated from the coding sequence ATGGTTACGATTGATAGTATTCGGGCGGCCCGAGCTCGGCTCAGTGGGGTTGTCCACTGTACACCGCTTGATTATTCCACTACGTTCAGCCGCATCGCAGGCAATGACTTGTATTTAAAGCTTGAGAACCTGCAAAAAACCGGTTCCTTCAAAGTGCGAGGTGCTTATAATAAAATCACCTCACTTACACCAGAAGAAAAAGCAAACGGGGTCGTGGCTGCTTCCGCTGGCAATCATGCACAGGGTGTAGCCTTCAGCAGCGCACAGGCTGGCATTGCCTGTACGATTGTGATGCCAGAAGGAGCAGCACTCAGCAAGGCACAGGCAACAGAGTCATACGGTGCAAACATTATTTTTCACGGACAGTCCTTCGATGAAGCGCTGGCACATGCCTATGTGGTACAGCAGGAAACCGGGGCTACGTTTATCCATCCGTTTGATGATGAACGCATCATCGAAGGTCAGGGAACCATCGGCCTTGAAATTCTCGAACAGCTGCCCGATGTGGATGCCATTTTCTGTCCGATTGGCGGCGGTGGTCTCATTGCCGGGGTCGCAGCAGCCGTAAAAGCCGTCCGCCCCGATGTGAAAATATACGGTGTGCAGGCAGCAGCCTGCGCAGGCATGCATGCCTCACGCAGTGCGGGTGCCGTCACAGCTGTAGCAAGTACTGGAACAATTGCAGACGGCATCGCAGTTAAAAAGCCGGGAGCGCTCACCTTTGACCTCGTACAGCAGTACGTTGACGATCTTTTTCTCGTAGAAGATATTGAGATTTCCCGTACGATGCTGTACTTGCTGGAACGAAGCAAGCTGCTTGTTGAAGGTTCAGGAGCGTCCTCACTTGCTCCTCTGCTTTATAAGCGGATTCCGATCACCGGGAAAAAAATTGCCGTACTTTTAAGCGGCGGCAATGTGGACGTAACTTTCATGTCCCGTATTATTGAGCACGGTCTCATCGAATCCGGCCGCTATGTTCGCTTCTTTACCACCATTCGGGATAAGCCGGGCTATCTGAATCGGCTGCTCAGCATTCTCGCCGAGGAACGTGCCAATGTGATTGCAATCAATCATAACCGGATCAGCCCACGTATTGTACCGGGGCAAGCGGAAGTAGAACTGTCCCTTGAGACGAACAATCAGGCACACATTACCCGCATTGAGCAGCGGCTTGCCCGGGAAGGCTATGAGGTGAATCCTTTTATCTAA
- a CDS encoding ABC transporter permease translates to MKINLFSSFEENKKFGWADLFVIISIFSVLFSILKLGAGMRVPFSTIQHPKINLDPSYLPYYAGRSLLRMFIAFAASLLFTFIYGRIAAFNRTAEKIMIPAIDILQSVPVLGFLSVTVIGFMSLFPGSLLGVECASIFAIFTGQVWNMTFSFYHSLSTIPHDLQEAAKINKLGSWARFTKLEVPYSMIGLVWNSMMSFGGGWFFLAASESITVLNQDIHLPGIGSYMATAVDQGNIFAIFYAILTMVIMILVVDQLFWRPLVAWSQKFKNEQTEANDITTSWLYNIIRRARFLQYIMRTCKSYIHNWIVRITAKTNKVKQQQKQFSKLTPMIKWLIGIVVGIFIAKYVYEGILEISKLSVSELLKVIWFGLLTAGRVFVATLLGILWTLPVGVMIGFHPKLARIAQPIVQILASFPANMTFPFLTILYIKYGINMEIGAIPLMMLGTQWYILFNVIAGAMAIPSDLREAGKVLRLTRLQTWKKLILPGVFPYLITGGITASGGAWNASIVSEMVSWKDHTLQATGLGSFITQATTNGNWPQIIWGIMVMAILVVVINRLFWRKLYTLAEKKYHIG, encoded by the coding sequence ATGAAAATAAATTTATTCTCTTCATTTGAAGAAAATAAAAAGTTCGGTTGGGCGGATTTATTTGTTATTATTTCTATTTTTTCTGTTCTGTTTTCTATTTTAAAATTGGGGGCCGGAATGCGTGTCCCTTTCTCAACCATACAACATCCTAAAATTAATTTAGACCCGAGTTATCTGCCCTATTATGCAGGCAGATCATTGCTTCGCATGTTTATCGCCTTTGCAGCTTCTTTATTGTTTACGTTCATTTATGGACGGATTGCAGCATTCAACCGAACGGCTGAAAAAATTATGATTCCTGCGATTGATATTTTGCAGTCCGTACCGGTACTTGGTTTCTTATCTGTGACCGTGATCGGGTTTATGTCGCTCTTTCCCGGCAGTTTATTAGGTGTAGAATGCGCTTCTATCTTTGCGATATTTACTGGGCAAGTTTGGAATATGACGTTTAGCTTTTATCATTCATTATCTACGATTCCTCATGATCTGCAAGAAGCAGCCAAAATAAATAAATTGGGGAGCTGGGCTCGCTTCACCAAGCTGGAAGTTCCTTATTCGATGATTGGACTTGTTTGGAACAGCATGATGTCATTTGGAGGAGGATGGTTTTTCCTCGCTGCTAGCGAATCGATCACCGTCCTGAATCAAGATATTCATCTCCCAGGAATCGGATCCTATATGGCAACTGCGGTCGATCAGGGGAATATTTTTGCAATTTTTTATGCGATCCTCACCATGGTCATCATGATTCTCGTAGTTGATCAACTATTCTGGCGTCCGCTCGTAGCCTGGTCGCAAAAATTTAAAAACGAACAAACAGAAGCAAATGACATTACAACTTCCTGGTTATATAACATCATCCGCCGTGCGCGATTTTTACAATATATCATGCGTACGTGTAAATCGTATATTCATAACTGGATTGTCCGAATTACAGCAAAAACAAACAAAGTAAAGCAGCAGCAAAAACAATTTTCAAAGCTTACACCAATGATCAAATGGCTAATTGGAATCGTAGTGGGCATTTTTATTGCAAAGTACGTGTACGAAGGAATCTTGGAAATCAGTAAGCTATCTGTATCGGAGCTTCTAAAAGTTATATGGTTCGGACTATTAACAGCAGGCCGTGTGTTCGTTGCAACTCTGTTAGGAATCTTATGGACCTTGCCTGTAGGTGTCATGATTGGCTTTCATCCGAAGCTCGCACGGATCGCCCAACCCATTGTGCAGATTTTAGCTTCTTTCCCGGCCAATATGACATTTCCATTTTTGACAATTCTCTATATCAAATATGGAATCAATATGGAAATAGGCGCGATTCCGCTGATGATGCTCGGAACCCAATGGTACATTTTGTTTAATGTTATTGCAGGGGCTATGGCAATTCCATCCGATCTACGTGAAGCTGGGAAAGTTTTACGACTAACACGACTGCAAACATGGAAAAAACTGATTCTTCCCGGCGTATTCCCTTATTTAATTACAGGAGGAATTACAGCAAGCGGTGGAGCATGGAATGCAAGTATTGTTTCAGAAATGGTTTCATGGAAAGATCACACTTTACAAGCAACCGGTTTAGGCTCCTTTATCACTCAGGCTACAACGAACGGAAATTGGCCACAAATCATCTGGGGAATTATGGTGATGGCCATTTTGGTTGTAGTGATAAACCGTCTTTTCTGGAGAAAACTTTATACGCTAGCCGAAAAGAAATATCACATTGGATAG